The Thunnus thynnus chromosome 1, fThuThy2.1, whole genome shotgun sequence nucleotide sequence CATCATGAAACTATGGTGGGGCTTTTCTGACCGTAGAATGAAGCCTAAAGACATTTGACACATCTGCATTTCATCCTTGTCTTCTCTGCTCTTTCCCCCTCTTTTGTCACTGTGTTGCAGTTTACACACTGGCTCGGGTGTTTGGTGTAGAGGGGGAATTGTCTGGGATTGCCCGGCAAGGCTCGGGCAGCGCATGTCGGAGTATGTATGGAGgatttgttcagtggatcatgGGACACCAAGACAATGGCAAGGACAGTCTTGCCCAGCAGGTGGAGCCAGAAACTCATTGGCCAGAGCTCAGAATACTTGTTCTTGTGGTAGGTCTGTGTATGTTTCCgtgtatgtgagtgagtgactgagaGTGACAAAATGAGAATGAAAGCATGATGTGAGTCAATACTGTATTGGCACATCTGCGCTTGCTTGTGAAAGTCACTTACTTCTATAAACAACCATTTCTTGTGTAACACACAGAGCAAGTGTCTTGACTAGTGCACAAAATGccaattgaaaataaaacaagttatATCAAGTGTAATTTGATGCATTTCTTCAACACAGGCCAGTGCTGAGCGGAAGCATGTAGGCAGCACCTCTGGGATGCAAACCAGTGTACAAACAAGCTGTCTCTTAAAGGTACTTTGCTCAGCCTCAAACATGCATCAATCAGTGTACTAACACTATTACCAATACTGTTAAATTGGAGATTATGTTTGTTTAAACCTCACCCATTGTCACTCACCTGAAAGTCTGTATAAATCCATCTTTTCTGTGTGCGGGTAGCACCGGGCTGAGTCTGTCGTCCCAGGCCGGATGGTTGAGATGATTGAAGCGGTGCGCAGAAAAGACTTCACTGCATTTGCTGAACTAACCATGAAGGACAGTAACCAGTTCCATGCCACCTGCCTTGACACATACCCTCCTATCTTCTACCTCAACAGTGTGTCTCACCAGGTCATCAACTTGGTTCATCGGTACAACCGGCACTATGGGGAGACAAGGGTGAGCGACTCTGCGGTTATGTttctgaaagagagagaagaaaataagaaCGTAGTAGTCCTCTTGGTATATTGTTTTAACCCAGTGTTTTCGTCATTACATCTGGGCAGCTGTGTGTTTACTAATTTTTCAAATACTTACTTTATTAATGTGCAACAATAACCCAACTTCAACAGTAATCAAGAAGATCAAACAGTAAACATGATGGATTAAGATAATTCTCtgcaaaattaaaatttgtgGAAACATGGCTGCTTTAAAAGGTAGAAAAGCGTTCCGAAAATCATGAAATGTCTTGGAAAATAGCTGGAATTTACATTACTTTTTACACACTTCTTACAGTGTACTATATATTTACTGCATCTGTAGCTGTTGTCTGCTTACTTTTGTATCCCTCTTATTGAGTGTGTGTTCTTCTTTCTTGGTCAGAGGTTTGTCTCAGTTAATGCCGCTGAATTTCCAAGATGGTATAATGAAGATGTGAAACTTGTGGGGGGGTTTCAAACTCAATGGGGAACAGAACAGCTTTTGCTCTTTATATGATTGCTCCAGTTTCCCCTGTTTCCCTTTAGGTGGCCTACACCTTTGATGCAGGACCCAATGCTGTGATCTTCACTCTACAGCAGCATGTTCCTGAGTTTGTCCAGGCGGTTCGACATTTCTTTCCCCCAGAGACCAACGGAGGACAGTGAGTTGACAGTTATCAGCTTTCTTAGCTTTAGTGCAAATTTCTCTGTAAAATTCTGCTTCCATACAAATTAAGTTGTCTATCTGAAATAATAATTTAGAtacataaacacagaatgtTTGTATACAAAGGTGTGTTTGCCTTCAGGCCCTTTGAGGTGTTATTCTCTTCCTCATCTGCAGGTTTCTTAATGGTCTTCCAGTTAACCATGCTGCTCTTTCTGAGGAACTGAAGCAGGCTATTGGTTTAGAGCCCATGCCAAAAGGAATACGCTACGTTATTAGTACCAAggtagacacacatacacagatcaCACGGATGTATTTACACTGTGGGCGAGTtcttttaacagtttatttaaaacattgactaaaaatcagtgttttctatttttaatttatatatcTTGGTGTGTCTAGAAAGATATGACTCAGCAATTTTCACAGCAAGAGTCCAAGACCAGTTTGGAGTTATGTCTCCATTTCCACTGTTTTACACAACATTAAGTTGCATTACTTCAGCTGAATATTGTAGCACTTAGTGTGAATTAAAGTAGTTCCTCTGCTTTGCTGATGTATATAATAGAGAGCTGATCCAGTCTTGACCAAtggatgttttattgatcagcactgttttgtttttttagggtTATATCTCATTAGAACAAGTTTTTGATTCAGATGGATTTTTAGAtgttaacacacagacacacttacaGGTTCTGTTATTTGGTTGTACTTTCTTACCTGatcctttcttcttttgtgtttAAGGCTGGACCAGGCCCTTGTGTTGTGGACGATCACACGCAGCATCTGCTTGGATCTGATGGGTTGCCTAAGAATACAGCTTGATGCCACACAGCTCTAAATGGACAAAGGAGCAATAATGAATCTAATTCAGCAccaataaaaatctgttttatacATATGTAACAAGGTTTCTataaatcacaacaacaacaggcacCTCTTTTACAGTTGTGGATTGAGGTTGTTAATATGTCTCCCTTCAATTATCAAATGTCTCTGAGTCATTTATATGACTCTCTCTTCCTGTATGCTCTTGAATAGCTCTTTATATTTCTTAGTATCTACTGGTAGATACGGGTCAAGAGGAATTTGACTAATGGATTCAGTCATAAACATGAGCATGGGCTGGACTCTGAGGTGCTAAATATAGGATACCAACTCTGCCAACGTGCCCTTCAGCAAGGCACTGAACCATAAAAACTGTTCACAACTGCAACTTTGTGCTCTCTGACCTATCTGAGCAAAAGCCTATGCTTGAATTTATGTATGTATCCATGTGTTTAAGGGGGGTATTTTAATGTATCAGTCACATTGGTaattagttttcattttcatctcatgaaaacatgatttcagACAAAGAGTACAGACTTAAAGTTTTATTctgtaaaattaaataaaatatattttagtcaCTACACCTGTTGTTGCATCTTGTTTCATGGTGAGTCATTGTGTTTATAGTGAGGGCGATAAACAGTGTGTACTGCAGAGCAAGAGGCCCTGGAAACTGAAAGGTGAACGTATGGTCATAAAAGTCTGGGTGA carries:
- the mvda gene encoding diphosphomevalonate decarboxylase; translation: MPESSMEKTNIVTCTAPVNIAVIKYWGKRNEELILPINSSLSVTLHQDQLKTTTTVATSRSFQEDRIWLNGKEEDISQPRLQSCLREIRRLARKRRNDVDPGLDLTGLSHKVHICSVNNFPTAAGLASSAAGFACLVYTLARVFGVEGELSGIARQGSGSACRSMYGGFVQWIMGHQDNGKDSLAQQVEPETHWPELRILVLVASAERKHVGSTSGMQTSVQTSCLLKHRAESVVPGRMVEMIEAVRRKDFTAFAELTMKDSNQFHATCLDTYPPIFYLNSVSHQVINLVHRYNRHYGETRVAYTFDAGPNAVIFTLQQHVPEFVQAVRHFFPPETNGGQFLNGLPVNHAALSEELKQAIGLEPMPKGIRYVISTKAGPGPCVVDDHTQHLLGSDGLPKNTA